The following coding sequences are from one Xiphophorus couchianus chromosome 7, X_couchianus-1.0, whole genome shotgun sequence window:
- the rras gene encoding ras-related protein R-Ras yields the protein MSGEEERFKLVVVGGGGVGKSALTIQFIQSYFVSDYDPTIEDSYTKVCTVDGKETRLDILDTAGQEEFGAMREQYMRSGEGFLLVFALNDRGSFHEVQKFHTQILRVKDRDDFPMVLVGNKADLEQHRVISREDAQAFARENKIHYMEASAKNRYNVDEAFVELVQIIRRFQEMESPPPPTQQTGKQNSRGCPCVIL from the exons ATGAGTGGGGAAGAAGAGAGATTCAAACTGGTGGTGGTGGGAGGAGGTGGAGTGGGGAAGAGCGCCCTGACCATCCAGTTCATCCAG TCCTACTTTGTGTCAGACTACGACCCCACCATTGAAGACTCCTACACCAAGGTGTGCACTGTGGATGGGAAGGAGACTCGGCTAGACA TTCTAGATACAGCAGGCCAGGAGGAGTTTGGTGCCATGAGGGAGCAGTACATGCGCTCTGGAGAAGGCTTCTTACTGGTGTTTGCTCTCAACGACCGGGGCAG TTTTCATGAGGTCCAGAAGTTCCACACCCAGATCCTGAGGGTAAAGGACAGAGACGACTTTCCCATGGTGCTGGTTGGAAACAAGGCTGACCTGGAGCAGCATAGAGTG ATCTCCAGGGAGGACGCTCAGGCGTTTGCCAGAGAGAACAAGATCCACTACATGGAAGCTTCTGCCAAGAATCGCTACAATGTGGATGAAGCTTTTGTGGAGCTGGTGCAGATCATCAG ACGGTTTCAGGAGATGGAGAGTCCTCCTCCTCCAACTCAACAAACTGGGAAACAGAACAGTCGTGGCTGTCCCTGTGTCATCCTGTAG